In Periplaneta americana isolate PAMFEO1 chromosome 4, P.americana_PAMFEO1_priV1, whole genome shotgun sequence, one DNA window encodes the following:
- the LOC138698845 gene encoding uncharacterized protein codes for MRKEAWEEIGREMNISAMTGKEIWEKLRKSFLQAMNRRRNKKSGQAARKFAPWKFEQQMSFLLPYLENRKTHDNLEDLQEEPQDEPEDDPTTEISESQPAPHPSPENPDFEDSTSQNTASQDLEFGQGITRNNPDCPNLNNLNTRKGKNREAQNNSIDKMNILEC; via the exons ATGAGAAAAGAAGCTTGGGAGGAAATAGGAAGAGAGATGAATATAAGCG CTATGACGGGAAAGGAAATTTGGGAAAAACTAAGAAAAAGCTTCCTTCAAGCAATGAATAGACGCCGTAATAAAAAGTCTGGTCAGGCAGCTAGGAAATTTGCACCCTGGAAATTTGAACAGCAGATGTCTTTCCTTTTGCCATATTTGGAAAATCGGAA gACACATGACAACTTAGAGGATTTACAAGAAGAACCTCAAGATGAACCAGAGGATGACCCAACAACCGAAATAAGTGAAAGTCAGCCTGCTCCTCACCCTTCACCTGAAAACCCTGATTTTGAAGACTCTACGTCTCAAAACACTGCTTCTCAAGATCTGGAATTTGGACAAGGAATAACGCGTAATAATCCAGATTGTCCAAATTTAAACAACTTGAACACGAGAAAAGGAAAGAATCGAGAAGCACAAAATAATTCTATTGATAAAATGAATATTCTCGAGTGTTAA